The following coding sequences lie in one Chitinophagaceae bacterium genomic window:
- the lysS gene encoding lysine--tRNA ligase, which yields MTHFSEHEIQRRQALEELVSLGIDPFPAEGFPVNNSSANILGNYLNSTDAAAWKEISIAGRLVSKRIMGSASFAVLQDAAGKIQLYVSRDELCAGEDKTLYNTVFKKLLDLGDFIGVTGYVFVTKTGETSIHVKSLKLLSKALKPLPVVKEKEGHVFDEVTDPELRYRQRYVDLNVNPRSKEVFVLRSKLLQSMRNFLLEKGYLEVETPVLQPIYGGAAARPFTTHHNTLDMTLYLRIADELYLKRLIVGGYDGVFEFAKDFRNEGMDRTHNPEFTMMELYVAYKDYYWMMDLVEEMVEKIALALHGTTKVTVGSNEIDFKRPWKRYTMFEAIQHFTTIDISEMEEDQLRETARQLHVPIDASMGKGKLIDQIFGEHCEPLLIQPTFITDYPVEMSPLAKKHRTKHGLVERFEAICNGKEMCNAFSELNDPLDQRRRFEEQLELGKRGDEEAMMLDEDFLRAIEYGMPPTAGLGIGIDRLTMIMTNSPSIQDVIFFPQMRPERQA from the coding sequence ATGACACATTTTAGTGAGCATGAAATACAGCGCAGGCAGGCATTGGAAGAATTGGTTTCGCTGGGAATTGATCCGTTTCCGGCAGAAGGATTTCCGGTAAACAATTCTTCGGCGAATATTCTTGGCAATTACCTTAACAGCACGGATGCAGCAGCATGGAAAGAAATTTCTATCGCAGGCAGACTTGTGAGCAAACGCATTATGGGAAGTGCATCTTTTGCTGTGCTGCAGGATGCTGCAGGAAAAATTCAATTGTATGTGAGTCGCGACGAACTGTGCGCCGGAGAAGATAAAACACTTTACAATACAGTCTTTAAAAAGCTGCTTGATCTCGGCGATTTTATTGGTGTGACAGGATATGTTTTTGTCACGAAAACAGGAGAGACTTCCATTCATGTGAAATCATTGAAGTTATTGAGTAAGGCATTAAAGCCCCTTCCTGTTGTAAAAGAAAAAGAAGGCCATGTATTTGATGAAGTTACCGATCCTGAATTGCGTTACCGTCAACGTTATGTTGATTTAAATGTGAATCCACGTTCGAAAGAAGTATTTGTACTGCGGTCGAAATTGCTGCAATCGATGCGCAATTTTTTACTGGAGAAAGGATACCTCGAAGTGGAAACTCCTGTGTTGCAACCTATCTACGGCGGTGCCGCCGCGCGACCGTTTACAACGCATCACAACACGCTTGACATGACCTTGTACCTCCGCATTGCCGATGAACTTTACCTTAAGCGACTGATTGTTGGCGGATACGACGGCGTGTTTGAGTTTGCAAAAGACTTCCGCAACGAAGGAATGGACCGCACACACAATCCTGAATTTACGATGATGGAATTGTATGTGGCTTACAAAGATTATTACTGGATGATGGACCTGGTGGAAGAGATGGTAGAAAAAATTGCACTGGCTTTACACGGCACAACAAAAGTTACGGTCGGAAGCAATGAAATTGATTTCAAACGTCCCTGGAAACGCTACACCATGTTTGAAGCGATTCAGCATTTTACTACAATTGATATCAGTGAAATGGAAGAAGATCAATTGCGCGAAACTGCCAGGCAATTGCATGTTCCTATAGATGCTTCCATGGGAAAAGGAAAACTGATTGATCAGATTTTCGGAGAACATTGCGAACCACTTTTGATTCAACCGACTTTCATCACTGATTATCCCGTAGAAATGTCGCCGCTTGCGAAAAAACATCGTACCAAACACGGATTGGTGGAGCGCTTTGAAGCCATTTGCAATGGCAAGGAAATGTGCAATGCATTCAGCGAGCTGAATGATCCGCTCGATCAGCGCAGGCGATTTGAAGAACAGCTTGAATTGGGCAAGCGCGGTGATGAAGAAGCGATGATGCTGGATGAAGATTTTCTTCGGGCCATTGAATATGGAATGCCGCCAACAGCAGGTTTGGGAATCGGTATTGACCGGTTAACCATGATCATGACCAATTCACCCTCTATCCAGGATGTGATCTTTTTTCCACAGATGCGTCCTGAACGTCAGGCATGA
- a CDS encoding BamA/TamA family outer membrane protein, whose translation MRYVLLVIFLFAGTILYAQGNFLLKIIPVDKDSGFLTKDFSYKRSLNDSVACNQEMKNLLNTFYQEGYLEATYTGVKKDSNQFIATIYTGKQWKWAKLSNGNADDVILDRIGFREKLYNGQPFSSQEVATLLNKLLTYCENNGYPFAAVRLDSLRGSGEQLSAKIFITKNKLITLDSILVKGDVKIANKYLSNYLGLRLPAPYQEDVIKKITSRLTELPFLSEERPSQLQFSNNRAALLLYLKKKNASSFDFILGVLPNSATNGKLLVTGDGRLNLINSFGRGETVNLRFNQLPGRATQVDLKGAYPYLFNLPFGMDAEFNLYKKDTLYLEVKGQVGVQYLFTGVNNFRFYFRNVSNSLLSVDTVSIIQSKALPPNIDYNTKFYGIGFLFEKLDYRNNPRSGIALLFNAEGGNKTVKENAEISTLENPADPEFDFSSLYDSVNEKKTQFRLVGNLNYYVPISRRSCFMTAYHGGAIIGEKIYANERYYLGGFHLLRGFDEQSILATQYHILTAEYHYFLGRNSFLYLFFDGSYVEDRSFDPLTHDMPFGFGAGFNFETKAGIFGLSYALGHQQNNPIEFRAAKIHFGYVNNF comes from the coding sequence ATGCGCTATGTGCTTTTAGTTATATTTTTATTTGCAGGCACCATCCTGTATGCACAGGGAAATTTCCTGCTTAAGATTATTCCTGTTGATAAAGATAGCGGCTTTTTAACGAAGGATTTTTCCTACAAAAGAAGTTTGAATGATTCAGTGGCATGCAATCAGGAGATGAAAAACTTACTGAACACGTTTTATCAGGAAGGTTATCTGGAAGCTACTTACACTGGCGTGAAAAAAGATTCGAATCAATTTATTGCAACAATTTATACCGGCAAACAATGGAAATGGGCGAAGCTCAGCAATGGAAATGCTGATGATGTGATTCTGGACAGGATTGGCTTTCGTGAAAAATTATACAACGGCCAGCCATTCAGCAGTCAGGAGGTAGCAACCTTGCTGAACAAGCTGCTTACTTATTGCGAAAACAATGGTTATCCGTTTGCCGCTGTACGGTTGGATAGCCTTCGCGGGAGCGGGGAGCAACTAAGTGCAAAAATTTTCATCACAAAAAACAAACTGATAACACTTGACAGCATCCTTGTAAAAGGCGACGTTAAGATTGCAAATAAGTACCTCTCCAATTATCTCGGATTGCGGCTACCGGCTCCTTACCAGGAAGATGTAATTAAAAAAATCACCTCGCGACTTACTGAGCTTCCGTTTCTCAGTGAAGAACGCCCGTCACAGCTTCAGTTCAGTAACAACAGAGCCGCCCTGCTTTTATACCTGAAGAAAAAAAATGCCAGCAGCTTCGATTTCATTCTCGGTGTTTTACCTAATAGCGCGACTAATGGAAAATTGCTGGTTACCGGCGATGGAAGGCTGAACCTTATCAATTCTTTTGGAAGAGGGGAGACAGTTAATCTGCGTTTTAACCAGTTGCCCGGACGGGCAACGCAGGTAGATCTCAAAGGAGCATATCCTTATTTGTTCAACCTGCCGTTTGGCATGGATGCAGAATTTAATCTTTATAAAAAGGATACACTTTACCTTGAAGTAAAAGGACAGGTTGGAGTTCAGTACCTTTTTACCGGTGTAAATAATTTCAGATTCTATTTCAGAAATGTTTCCAATTCGTTATTGTCAGTTGACACAGTATCGATCATTCAGTCAAAAGCACTTCCTCCAAACATCGACTATAATACAAAATTTTATGGCATTGGTTTTTTGTTTGAAAAGCTGGATTACCGGAACAATCCACGAAGCGGAATTGCATTGCTGTTTAATGCGGAAGGAGGAAACAAAACAGTAAAGGAGAATGCGGAGATTTCAACTTTGGAGAATCCTGCTGATCCTGAATTCGATTTTTCTTCATTGTATGATTCCGTGAATGAGAAGAAAACGCAATTCCGGTTGGTGGGAAACTTGAATTATTACGTGCCCATATCAAGGCGTAGTTGTTTTATGACGGCGTATCATGGCGGAGCTATAATTGGTGAGAAAATTTATGCCAATGAGCGATACTATTTAGGAGGTTTTCACTTGCTCCGTGGATTTGATGAGCAATCAATTCTTGCTACGCAATACCATATATTAACGGCTGAGTATCATTATTTCCTCGGCAGAAATTCATTTTTATATCTCTTTTTTGATGGAAGCTATGTTGAAGACCGTTCTTTTGATCCCTTGACGCATGATATGCCATTTGGTTTTGGTGCCGGCTTTAATTTCGAAACCAAAGCTGGTATCTTTGGGCTCAGCTATGCACTCGGTCATCAGCAAAATAACCCGATTGAGTTTCGTGCAGCAAAAATACATTTCGGTTATGTTAATAATTTTTAA
- a CDS encoding cation transporter, producing the protein MNNAVPTSDLTVQANKNIQIQKWVVAIGIVLLIAKFVAYLLTHSNAILTDALESIVNVVAGGIGLYSLNLSAKPRDADHPYGHGKIEYISASIEGTMVLFAGCIIIGKSIYSFFYPQPLHDLDTGIIIILVTAVVNFVLGVLCIRQGKRSGSLALSGSGTHLQSDAYSTLGIIVALIIINLTGLKIFDNIIAIALGIFICFTGYQVLRKAIAGIMDEADYDLLRKIILQLNNERRDEWVDLHNMRVIKYGNVVHIDCHLTLPWYINVRAAHEQVSNVDETVKKDLENPVELFIHTDACIPPVQCSICINKNCDVREAPLEKIIVWNLETSLQNKKHGFE; encoded by the coding sequence ATCAATAACGCGGTTCCCACTTCTGATCTTACAGTGCAGGCCAACAAGAATATTCAAATTCAAAAATGGGTGGTGGCCATTGGCATTGTCTTGCTCATTGCAAAGTTTGTGGCCTATCTGCTCACGCATTCGAATGCTATTCTTACAGATGCATTGGAAAGTATTGTAAATGTTGTAGCAGGCGGTATTGGCCTCTACAGTTTAAATTTATCTGCCAAGCCGCGTGACGCTGATCATCCATACGGACATGGCAAGATTGAATACATTTCAGCAAGTATTGAAGGCACGATGGTATTGTTTGCCGGTTGTATTATTATCGGAAAATCGATCTACAGTTTCTTCTATCCGCAACCTCTTCATGATCTGGATACAGGCATTATCATCATTTTAGTTACTGCTGTGGTCAACTTTGTACTTGGTGTGCTTTGCATCCGTCAGGGCAAAAGATCAGGTTCACTTGCCTTATCAGGAAGTGGCACGCACCTGCAATCTGATGCTTATTCCACACTTGGAATTATTGTGGCTTTGATCATTATAAACCTGACAGGACTTAAAATCTTCGACAATATTATTGCCATTGCTCTGGGAATATTCATTTGCTTCACCGGTTACCAGGTTTTAAGAAAAGCCATTGCCGGAATTATGGATGAAGCTGATTATGATCTGCTCAGAAAAATCATTCTGCAACTGAACAATGAAAGGCGTGATGAGTGGGTGGACCTGCATAATATGCGTGTGATTAAATATGGAAATGTGGTGCACATCGATTGCCATCTTACGCTGCCATGGTATATAAACGTACGTGCTGCTCATGAGCAGGTCAGCAATGTTGATGAGACGGTAAAGAAAGATCTTGAAAATCCGGTTGAACTATTCATCCATACTGATGCCTGCATTCCGCCGGTTCAATGTTCCATTTGCATCAACAAGAACTGTGATGTAAGGGAAGCTCCGTTAGAAAAAATTATAGTGTGGAATCTGGAAACATCTCTGCAGAATAAGAAACACGGATTTGAATGA
- a CDS encoding leucine-rich repeat domain-containing protein: MKKTIFRNVHVSPFHFWLLLFLFPLTAASQLKEVPYDSDSTFYRVDLALKNPQRCHYLFLEQDTLRELPENFSKLSHLKGITFRYCLNVNWQQVLNRLSALPDLQYIEISICNLKSLPDEIGELQHIQTLNLKSNLLTTLPSAIGNCKRLQYLNLSFNRTLDFTTVAGRLQLLPQLIALDLSNNLLTSVPADLDALQNLQWLNLADNRLRILPENLKELKSLTTLDLSNNPLLNYTLELDKLVSLTSLQQLSLSSNELKSLPESIGNLTSLERLDLSGNQLTSLPGSIEKLVLLKELDLGMDRDGQRRNKLRNFPSGFDKLIQLEVLNLSGDSIIAIPVAISKFIHLKELNLSWCTLFEISPAIRGLVNLEVLQLDHNHINKIPDWIGELKSLRELHLDADFFAYPVDKISMVPSSIGNLELLEVLSMRDQVVRALPASLSRCSQLKTIDLRNNLLTILPDSFVLLHQLKSLDLKANTLEKLPSGFDQLSGLRNLNISFNESLDLFGAAKQLQHMKQLEVLDISYNKLNAQIYEALKKSLPSTKIIAKGFNNLEPIEGK; the protein is encoded by the coding sequence ATGAAGAAAACAATTTTTAGAAATGTGCATGTCAGCCCTTTCCATTTTTGGCTGCTCTTGTTTTTGTTTCCATTAACAGCAGCAAGTCAGCTAAAAGAAGTGCCTTACGACAGTGACAGTACCTTCTATCGTGTGGATCTTGCGTTAAAAAATCCGCAGCGCTGCCATTATCTTTTTTTAGAGCAGGATACATTGCGTGAATTGCCTGAAAATTTTTCAAAGCTTTCACATCTGAAAGGCATCACTTTCCGGTATTGCCTGAATGTGAACTGGCAACAGGTCTTAAATCGTTTGAGCGCATTACCTGATTTGCAATACATTGAAATCAGTATTTGCAATTTGAAATCATTGCCGGATGAAATTGGTGAGCTGCAGCATATTCAAACACTAAACCTGAAATCCAATTTGCTAACCACATTACCGTCAGCTATCGGTAATTGCAAACGGCTGCAATACCTGAATTTATCATTTAACAGGACGTTGGATTTTACTACGGTAGCTGGACGTCTACAGCTCCTTCCTCAATTGATTGCGCTTGATCTTTCCAATAATCTGCTGACTTCGGTTCCTGCTGATTTAGATGCATTGCAAAATCTGCAGTGGTTGAATCTTGCTGATAACAGGCTGCGCATCTTACCTGAAAATTTAAAAGAACTGAAGTCACTTACAACTCTTGATCTCAGCAATAATCCTTTGTTGAATTATACACTTGAGCTGGATAAGTTGGTATCGCTTACTTCCTTACAGCAATTATCACTTTCATCCAACGAACTAAAGTCGCTGCCTGAATCAATTGGTAATCTAACTTCACTGGAAAGGCTTGATCTAAGTGGCAATCAATTAACGTCGCTTCCGGGATCGATTGAAAAGTTAGTACTGCTGAAGGAGCTCGATTTAGGAATGGACCGTGATGGGCAACGAAGAAACAAGCTAAGGAATTTTCCTTCCGGGTTTGATAAACTGATACAGCTTGAAGTATTGAATTTAAGTGGCGATTCTATTATCGCCATTCCTGTTGCCATCTCAAAATTCATTCATCTGAAAGAATTGAACCTGAGTTGGTGCACACTTTTTGAAATTTCTCCGGCCATTCGCGGACTGGTCAACCTGGAGGTATTGCAATTGGATCACAACCACATCAATAAAATTCCTGATTGGATTGGCGAACTCAAATCGTTGCGGGAATTGCATCTGGATGCTGATTTTTTTGCTTATCCTGTTGATAAGATCAGCATGGTTCCATCATCTATTGGAAACCTGGAACTGCTTGAAGTGTTAAGCATGAGAGATCAGGTGGTTCGGGCCCTTCCTGCTTCCCTCAGTCGCTGTTCGCAGTTGAAAACGATCGATCTGCGAAACAATTTGCTCACTATATTGCCCGACAGTTTTGTATTGCTTCACCAATTGAAAAGTCTTGATCTGAAAGCCAATACCCTCGAAAAATTACCTTCCGGATTCGATCAGCTCAGTGGACTTCGAAATCTCAACATTAGTTTTAATGAATCACTTGATCTGTTTGGAGCGGCAAAACAACTGCAGCACATGAAGCAACTGGAAGTGCTGGATATAAGTTATAATAAGCTGAATGCTCAGATTTATGAAGCATTAAAAAAATCACTGCCATCCACCAAAATAATTGCTAAAGGATTTAATAACCTGGAACCTATCGAAGGGAAATAA
- the hemW gene encoding radical SAM family heme chaperone HemW, with the protein MAGIYIHIPFCRQACHYCDFHFSVKQEYKTATVAAIVKEMELQQHYLGNELIHTIYLGGGTPSLLNQYELNSIFEKLYQRFDIDSNAEITLEANPDDLTIEKIAELAQLPVNRLSIGIQSFDDADLKWMNRAHNAKQATHSVQAAQDAGFDNISIDLMYGLPESNEEMWEQNISKALELNVNHISCYCLTVEPKTALAHFILSGKSKPINEEQSARQFEVLMKKMKEQDWKHYEISNFSSDDLHCSKHNTAYWQGKKYLGLGPSAHSFNGVSRQWNVSNNHQYMETINNGKTGFEKEILTPTQQINERIMTQLRTMWGLKLTDFAAPAADLIRDSSREFITAGFASLENNALILTDSGKLIADKIIVDLMLEED; encoded by the coding sequence ATGGCCGGTATTTACATACATATTCCATTCTGCAGACAAGCTTGTCATTACTGCGATTTTCATTTTTCGGTGAAGCAGGAATATAAAACGGCAACTGTTGCAGCTATTGTAAAGGAAATGGAACTTCAGCAACATTATCTTGGCAATGAACTTATACATACTATTTATCTTGGCGGCGGCACACCTTCGCTGCTCAATCAATATGAATTGAATTCCATTTTTGAAAAACTGTACCAACGTTTCGATATCGATTCGAACGCGGAAATAACACTGGAAGCGAACCCGGATGATTTGACCATAGAAAAAATTGCTGAACTGGCGCAGTTGCCTGTTAACCGTTTGAGTATCGGCATTCAGTCTTTTGATGATGCGGATTTGAAATGGATGAACCGGGCGCACAATGCGAAGCAGGCCACTCATTCAGTCCAAGCTGCTCAGGACGCAGGATTCGACAATATCTCCATAGATTTAATGTATGGACTGCCGGAATCAAACGAAGAAATGTGGGAACAAAACATTTCTAAAGCACTTGAATTAAACGTGAACCATATCTCCTGTTATTGCCTGACGGTGGAACCCAAAACAGCACTTGCACATTTTATCTTATCAGGAAAAAGCAAACCCATTAATGAAGAACAATCGGCCAGGCAGTTTGAAGTGCTGATGAAAAAAATGAAGGAACAGGATTGGAAACATTATGAGATCTCCAATTTTTCAAGTGATGATCTTCATTGCTCAAAGCATAATACTGCGTATTGGCAGGGGAAAAAATATTTGGGACTTGGGCCATCTGCTCATTCATTCAATGGCGTTTCAAGACAATGGAATGTTTCGAATAATCATCAATACATGGAAACAATAAACAATGGAAAGACCGGATTCGAAAAAGAAATACTCACTCCAACCCAACAAATCAATGAACGCATCATGACGCAGCTCAGAACCATGTGGGGATTAAAGCTCACTGATTTTGCTGCACCTGCTGCTGATTTGATTCGCGATAGCAGTCGTGAATTTATAACAGCGGGATTTGCTTCACTTGAAAATAATGCGTTGATATTGACGGACAGTGGAAAATTGATTGCCGATAAAATTATTGTGGACCTGATGCTGGAGGAAGATTAA